A single region of the Brachypodium distachyon strain Bd21 chromosome 3, Brachypodium_distachyon_v3.0, whole genome shotgun sequence genome encodes:
- the LOC100840540 gene encoding T-complex protein 1 subunit delta: MAAVAAAPSRKTETYTDTKRRDDVRGANISSARSVADAVRTSLGPRGMDKMISSGDGDVIITNDGATILSRMSLLQPAARMLAELSRSQDAAAGDGTTTVVVLAGSLLRRAQSLLAAGAHPTAAADSLHRLAARAVEVLHGMAIPIELSDRDSLVKSASTALNSKVVSQYSSLLAPLAVDAALSVVDPAHPDLLDLRDIRIIKKLGGTVDDTELVRGLIFDKKASHAAGGPSRIENAKIAVIQFQVSPPKTDIEQSVIVSDYAQMDRILREERNYILGMVKKIKASGCNVLLIQKSILRDAVTDLSLHYLAKAKILVVKDVERDEIEFITKTLNCLPIANIEHFREDKLGYADVVEEVSVGDGKIVKIIGIKDMGRTATVLVRGSNQLVIDEADRSLHDALCVIRCLVNKRFLIAGGGAPEIEMSMQLAAWAKELHGMESYCIKEFADALEVIPYTLAENAGLNPIAIVTELRNRHAKGEKNTGINVRKGQITNILEENVVQPLLVSTSAISLACECVRMILKIDDIVTVR, from the exons atggcagccgtcgccgccgcgccgtcccgcAAGACGGAGACTTACACCGACACCAAGCGCCGCGACGACGTCCGCGGCGCCAACATCTCCTCCGCGCGCTCCGTCGCGGACGCGGTGCGCACCTCCCTCGGACCCCGCGGCATGGACAAAATGATATCCTCCGGTGACGGGGATGTCATCATCACCAACGACGGCGCCACCATCCTCTCCCGCATGTCGCTTCTTCAGCCCGCGGCCCGCATGCTGGCCGAGCTCTCCCGATCccaggacgccgccgcgggcgaCGGCACCACCACCGTTGTCGTCCTCGCCGGATCGTTGCTCCGGCGCGCGCAGTCCCTCCTTGCCGCCGGAGCCCACCcaactgccgccgccgactcccTCCACCGACTCGCCGCCAGAGCCGTCGAGGTCCTCCACGGCATGGCCATCCCCATCGAGCTCTCCGACCGGGACTCCCTCGTCAAATCTGCATCAACAGCCCTCAACTCCAAGGTCGTCTCCCAGTACTCCAGCCTCCTCGCTCCCCTGGCTGTTGACGCGGCACTTTCTGTGGTTGATCCTGCCCACCCAGACCTCCTCGATCTCCGCGACATCCGCATCATAAAGAAGCTTGGTGGCACTGTCGATGATACTGAGCTTGTCCGTGGCCTCATCTTTGACAAGAAGGCTAGCCATGCTGCCGGGGGTCCTTCTAGGATCGAGAATGCCAAGATCGCTGTCATACAATTTCAAGTCTCCCCGCCAAAGACTGATATTGAGCAGAGCGTCATCGTGTCAGACTATGCACAGATGGACCGCATCCTCCGTGAGGAGCGTAATTACATCCTTGGGATGGTTAAGAAGATAAAGGCATCTGGATGCAATGTTCTCCTCATCCAGAAGAGCATCTTGCGTGATGCAGTGACTGATTTGTCGCTACATTATCTTGCAAAGGCTAAGATTCTTGTGGTGAAGGATGTGGAGAGGGATGAGATCGAGTTTATCACCAAAACTCTTAACTGCTTGCCTATTGCCAACATTGAGCATTTCCGTGAGGATAAACTTGGGTATGCTGATGTTGTCGAGGAAGTGTCTGTTGGTGACGGCAAGATCGTGAAGATCATTGGTATCAAGGACATGGGGAGGACTGCAACTGTGCTTGTCCGTGGGTCGAACCAGTTGGTTATTGATGAAGCTGACCGCAGTCTCCATGACGCCCTATGTGTCATCAG GTGCTTGGTGAACAAGAGGTTTTTGATCGCTGGTGGAGGTGCACCTGAAATAGAAATGTCAATGCAACTGGCTGCTTGGGCAAAGGAGCTCCATGGGATGGAGAGTTACTGCATCAAGGAGTTTGCTGATGCACTTGAGGTCATCCCTTACACATTGGCAGAGAATGCAGGGCTTAATCCAATCGCCATTGTCACTGAGCTGAGGAATCGTCATGCCAAGGGCGAGAAGAACACTGGCATCAATGTGAGGAAAGGCCAGATCACAAACATCCTGGAGGAGAATGTTGTGCAGCCCTTGCTGGTGAGCACAAGCGCCATTTCGCTGGCGTGTGAATGTGTTAGAATGATCTTGAAGATTGATGATATAGTCACTGTAAGGTAA
- the LOC100842970 gene encoding protein WALLS ARE THIN 1: protein MMKMMERSPEKVKLLMGVLALQFCLAGFHVVSRAALNMGISMIVFTVYRNCIALALVAPFAYFLEKKNRPPITFSLLVQFFLLAFCGITCNQGFYLLGLNYLSPTYASAIQNTVPAITFALAACLRLEQVNINKRHGMAKVIGTVVSIGGASIITLYKGMPLMNFKSLHILGASSIVSPNLVWNWTVGCLFLLGNCFAWSGWMVLQAPVLKKYPARLSALSLTLVFGLVQLLVIAAFSEKDPENWKLHSGGELFTILYAGLVASGIALSLQIWCIHKGGALFTAIFQPVQTVMVAILAAAVLGDELYTGGVIGAVLIVIGLYFVLWGKNEERSKTDSDQSSEEDLSRHLLNEEPSREAKCVTNDVP from the exons atgatgaagatgatggagAGGAGCCCAGAGAAAGTGAAACTGCTGATGGGGGTGCTGGCCCTTCAGTTCTGCCTGGCGGGGTTCCATGTGGTGTCCAGGGCGGCCCTCAACATGGGCATCAGCATGATCGTCTTCACCGTCTACCGGAACTGCATCGCCTTGGCTCTCGTCGCCCCTTTCGCCTACTTCCTTGAGAA GAAAAACAGGCCACCCATTACCTTCTCCTTGCTGGTCCAGTTCTTCCTTCTTGCCTTCTGCGG GATTACATGCAACCAGGGTTTCTATCTTCTTGGTTTGAATTACCTGTCTCCGACCTATGCATCCGCTATACAAAACACAGTTCCAGCGATCACCTTTGCCCTGGCTGCTTGTTTAAG GCTTGAGCAAGTAAACATTAACAAGAGACATGGGATGGCGAAAGTGATCGGCACGGTGGTAAGTATAGGGGGAGCCAGCATCATCACTCTCTACAAAGGGATGCCACTGATGAACTTCAAGTCATTGCATATCTTGGGAGCCAGCAGCATTGTGTCTCCAAACCTTGTTTGGAATTGGACTGTCGGCTGCCTATTCCTCCTTGGGAATTGCTTTGCCTGGTCTGGATGGATGGTACTTCAG GCCCCAGTTTTGAAGAAATACCCTGCCCGATTATCAGCGCTTTCTCTCACACTAGTATTTGGGCTAGTACAACTCTTGGTCATAGCAGCATTCAGTGAGAAAGACCCTGAGAACTGGAAGCTTCACTCTGGAGGAGAGCTCTTCACAATCCTTTACGCT GGTCTGGTGGCTTCAGGGATTGCGTTGTCCCTTCAGATCTGGTGCATTCACAAGGGTGGTGCTCTCTTCACTGCTATTTTCCAGCCAGTACAAACTGTCATGGTGGCCATactggctgctgctgttcttgGCGATGAACTATACACAGGAGG GGTCATTGGAGCTGTCCTTATAGTGATTGGCCTCTACTTTGTGTTGTGGGGCAAGAATGAAGAGAGAAGCAAAACCGATAGTGACCAATCAAGTGAAGAAGATCTATCGAGGCATCTCCTCAACGAAGAACCTTCTCGAGAAGCTAAATGTGTGACAAATGATGTTCCATAA
- the LOC100838010 gene encoding uncharacterized protein LOC100838010 isoform X1, translating into MKSSNRNLSRGDGRRLGNAALIAFMLGSLLLLSLLRARFSPIGKTGEAMKAEEQQGLRKGSAKIEETVDDATAASTAAEEEEEEIQPKATDTSTSGSSASVSTAAAVANHDQLPKPVCYETSRRSDTCEASGDVRVQGRTQTVHIRPLEKEWKVKPYCRKHDAFAQSHVKEWTLRPLSSSSPHCTVNSSGSGLTAFVLSTGGFTGNLFHDYTDVLIPAFITSRRFHGEVQFLVSSYKSWWTSRYLQIFQQLSNYEVLDIDADDEVRCYDKAVVGPTFHKELGVDASKTPSPGYSMVDFRAMLRQAFGLERAAAEPSGDRWDIRRRPRLLIISRKHTRAFLNERAMADMAMSLGFDVRVGEPDVSTDVGKFARLVNSADVMVGVHGAGLTNMLFLPAGAVLVQIVPYGGLEWLARGTFKEPSPDMRIHYLEYMIQLDETTLSEQYAKDDPVLRDPASIHKQGWDKLKTVYLDKQNVRPHLGRLKITFMEALKLLPHGRGQSN; encoded by the exons ATGAAGTCTTCTAACAGGAACCTGTCGAGAGGGGATGGGAGGAGGCTGGGGAATGCGGCACTGATAGCCTTCATGCTGGGATCCCTCCTCCTGCTCTCCCTCCTCAGGGCAAGGTTCTCCCCCATCG GCAAGACAGGGGAGGCCATGAAagcagaggagcagcagggGTTGAGGAAGGGAAGCGCGAAGATCGAGGAGACCGTCGATGATGCTACAGCAGCGTCAACCG cagcagaggaggaggaagaggaaattCAACCCAAAGCCACCGACACCTCCACCTCCGGCAGCAGCGCCAGCGtgagcaccgccgccgccgtcgccaacCACGACCAGCTTCCCAAGCCGGTCTGCTACGAGACGAGCCGCCGGTCAGACACGTGCGAGGCGTCCGGCGACGTCCGCGTGCAAGGCCGCACCCAGACGGTCCACATCCGGCCCCTGGAAAAAGAATGGAAGGTGAAGCCCTACTGCCGGAAGCACGACGCGTTCGCGCAGTCCCACGTCAAGGAATGGACGCTCCGCCCCCTTTCATCATCCTCCCCGCATTGCACGGTGAACAGCAGCGGGTCCGGGTTGACGGCGTTCGTGCTCTCCACGGGGGGCTTCACGGGCAACCTGTTCCACGACTACACGGACGTGCTCATCCCGGCCTTCATCACGTCCCGCCGCTTCCACGGCGAGGTGCAGTTCCTCGTCAGCAGCTACAAGTCCTGGTGGACCAGCCGCTACCTGCAGATCTTCCAGCAGCTGAGCAACTACGAGGTGCTCGAcatcgacgccgacgacgaggtcCGCTGCTACGACAAGGCCGTGGTCGGGCCGACGTTCCACAAGGAACTCGGCGTGGACGCGTCCAAGACGCCGTCCCCGGGTTACTCCATGGTGGACTTCCGTGCCATGCTCCGGCAGGCCTTCGGGCTGGAgcgggccgcggcggagcCCAGCGGCGACCGGTGGGACATCCGGCGCCGGCCCAGGCTGCTCATCATCTCCCGGAAGCACACGCGCGCGTTCCTCAACGAGCGCGCCATGGCGGACATGGCCATGAGCCTGGGCTTCGACGTGCGTGTCGGGGAGCCCGACGTGAGCACGGACGTGGGCAAGTTCGCGAGGCTGGTGAACTCGGCGGACGTCATGGTGGGCGTCCACGGCGCAGGGCTCACCAACATGCTCttcctccccgccggcgccgtgctCGTCCAGATCGTGCCCTACGGCGGGCTCGAGTGGCTCGCGCGTGGCACCTTCAAGGAGCCTTCGCCCGACATGCGGATACATTACCTCGAGTACATGATCCAGCTCGACGAGACCACGCTCAGCGAGCAGTACGCCAAGGACGACCCCGTGCTCAGGGACCCCGCCTCCATTCACAAGCAAGGGTGGGACAAGCTCAAGACGGTCTATTTGGACAAGCAGAACGTGAGGCCGCATTTGGGCAGGCTCAAGATCACCTTCATGGAGGCTCTCAAGCTGCTGCCCCATGGCCGTGGACAGAGCAACTGA
- the LOC100838010 gene encoding uncharacterized protein LOC100838010 isoform X2: protein MKSSNRNLSRGDGRRLGNAALIAFMLGSLLLLSLLRARFSPIGKTGEAMKAEEQQGLRKGSAKIEETVDDATAASTAEEEEEEIQPKATDTSTSGSSASVSTAAAVANHDQLPKPVCYETSRRSDTCEASGDVRVQGRTQTVHIRPLEKEWKVKPYCRKHDAFAQSHVKEWTLRPLSSSSPHCTVNSSGSGLTAFVLSTGGFTGNLFHDYTDVLIPAFITSRRFHGEVQFLVSSYKSWWTSRYLQIFQQLSNYEVLDIDADDEVRCYDKAVVGPTFHKELGVDASKTPSPGYSMVDFRAMLRQAFGLERAAAEPSGDRWDIRRRPRLLIISRKHTRAFLNERAMADMAMSLGFDVRVGEPDVSTDVGKFARLVNSADVMVGVHGAGLTNMLFLPAGAVLVQIVPYGGLEWLARGTFKEPSPDMRIHYLEYMIQLDETTLSEQYAKDDPVLRDPASIHKQGWDKLKTVYLDKQNVRPHLGRLKITFMEALKLLPHGRGQSN from the exons ATGAAGTCTTCTAACAGGAACCTGTCGAGAGGGGATGGGAGGAGGCTGGGGAATGCGGCACTGATAGCCTTCATGCTGGGATCCCTCCTCCTGCTCTCCCTCCTCAGGGCAAGGTTCTCCCCCATCG GCAAGACAGGGGAGGCCATGAAagcagaggagcagcagggGTTGAGGAAGGGAAGCGCGAAGATCGAGGAGACCGTCGATGATGCTACAGCAGCGTCAACCG cagaggaggaggaagaggaaattCAACCCAAAGCCACCGACACCTCCACCTCCGGCAGCAGCGCCAGCGtgagcaccgccgccgccgtcgccaacCACGACCAGCTTCCCAAGCCGGTCTGCTACGAGACGAGCCGCCGGTCAGACACGTGCGAGGCGTCCGGCGACGTCCGCGTGCAAGGCCGCACCCAGACGGTCCACATCCGGCCCCTGGAAAAAGAATGGAAGGTGAAGCCCTACTGCCGGAAGCACGACGCGTTCGCGCAGTCCCACGTCAAGGAATGGACGCTCCGCCCCCTTTCATCATCCTCCCCGCATTGCACGGTGAACAGCAGCGGGTCCGGGTTGACGGCGTTCGTGCTCTCCACGGGGGGCTTCACGGGCAACCTGTTCCACGACTACACGGACGTGCTCATCCCGGCCTTCATCACGTCCCGCCGCTTCCACGGCGAGGTGCAGTTCCTCGTCAGCAGCTACAAGTCCTGGTGGACCAGCCGCTACCTGCAGATCTTCCAGCAGCTGAGCAACTACGAGGTGCTCGAcatcgacgccgacgacgaggtcCGCTGCTACGACAAGGCCGTGGTCGGGCCGACGTTCCACAAGGAACTCGGCGTGGACGCGTCCAAGACGCCGTCCCCGGGTTACTCCATGGTGGACTTCCGTGCCATGCTCCGGCAGGCCTTCGGGCTGGAgcgggccgcggcggagcCCAGCGGCGACCGGTGGGACATCCGGCGCCGGCCCAGGCTGCTCATCATCTCCCGGAAGCACACGCGCGCGTTCCTCAACGAGCGCGCCATGGCGGACATGGCCATGAGCCTGGGCTTCGACGTGCGTGTCGGGGAGCCCGACGTGAGCACGGACGTGGGCAAGTTCGCGAGGCTGGTGAACTCGGCGGACGTCATGGTGGGCGTCCACGGCGCAGGGCTCACCAACATGCTCttcctccccgccggcgccgtgctCGTCCAGATCGTGCCCTACGGCGGGCTCGAGTGGCTCGCGCGTGGCACCTTCAAGGAGCCTTCGCCCGACATGCGGATACATTACCTCGAGTACATGATCCAGCTCGACGAGACCACGCTCAGCGAGCAGTACGCCAAGGACGACCCCGTGCTCAGGGACCCCGCCTCCATTCACAAGCAAGGGTGGGACAAGCTCAAGACGGTCTATTTGGACAAGCAGAACGTGAGGCCGCATTTGGGCAGGCTCAAGATCACCTTCATGGAGGCTCTCAAGCTGCTGCCCCATGGCCGTGGACAGAGCAACTGA
- the LOC100845100 gene encoding uncharacterized protein LOC100845100 — translation MKAVERAKLVRSLRQESRRLRLLVLVIGFFLVTLTFVVVSKPDALLFNLNGRLSVDQAPRSLLIRQRVDAATDPQRSAGQDPKVLDDDADQGTSVDEKRELTGEPEQGEKEQQEATASELVGGGGREANKGQEGHQKYHKVTLPTVSNYTIHDAEDSHNVKEEDSKTEEVQTKLEAPVDNSDGRSRQPAWDNVEWERKPLCDFSNFRANVCEMRGNIKIHPNASSVMYMEPAGSKRDEQWKIKPYPRKGDELCLSHITELTVKSSKVAPECTKYHNVPAVVFALTGYTGNLFHDFTDVLVPLFTTASEFNGEVQFLITDMAIWWTRKYHVVFEKLSKYPLIDFNKDDQVHCFNHAIVGLHAYMEFTIDSSKAPHNYSMVDFNRFMRQTYSLPRDAVSALGEIPKTKPRLLIISRQRTRMFLNLQEVVAMAEELGFEVVVEEANVSSDLSHFSKAVNSVDVMMGVHGAGLTNCVFLPHNATLIQIVPWGGLEGVCRIDFGDPSEQMGLRYKQYSISVHESSLTDQYPLDHEIFKNPLAFHKGFEFIRQTFMDKQNVRLDCNRFRPILLETLDQLNQ, via the exons ATGAAGGCCGTGGAGCGCGCCAAGCTGGTCCGGAGCCTCCGGCAGGAGTCGCGGCGGCTGcgcctcctcgtgctcgtcatcggcttcttcctcgtcaccctcaccttcgtcgtcgtctccaAGCCCGACGCCCTCCTCTTCAACT TGAACGGCCGCCTCTCGGTCGACCAGGCGCCGCGCTCGCTCCTGATCCGCCAGAGGGTCGACGCCGCCACCGACCCACAGAGATCCGCCGGCCAGGATCCCAAGGTGCtggacgacgacgccgaccAAG GGACCAGTGTGGACGAGAAGAGGGAGCTCACTGGTGAGCCCGAGCAAGGCGAaaaggagcagcaggaggccACTGCATCCGAGTTAGTAG GTGGTGGAGGTCGTGAGGCGAACAAGGGCCAGGAGGGGCACCAAAAATATCACAAAGTGACACTCCCAACGGTTTCTAACTATACCATCCATGACGCTGAGGACAGCCACAATGTCAAGGAAGAAG ATAGCAAAACAGAAGAGGTACAAACCAAGCTTGAAGCACCCGTGGACAATAGTGATGGCAGATCTCGACAACCAG CTTGGGATAATGTGGAGTGGGAGAGGAAACCGCTGTGTGATTTCTCAAACTTCAGAGCTAATGTGTGTGAGATGCGAGGCAATATTAAGATTCACCCGAATGCAAGTTCCGTCATGTACATGGAACCTGCCGGTTCAAAGAGAGACGAGCAATGGAAAATCAAGCCCTACCCTCGTAAAGGTGATGAACTCTGCCTCAGCCATATTACAGAGCTGACTGTGAAATCAAGCAAAGTGGCACCTGAGTGTACCAAGTACCACAATGTGCCTGCTGTGGTCTTTGCTCTGACAGGATACACTGGAAATCTGTTCCATGACTTCACTGATGTGCTTGTCCCCCTTTTCACGACTGCAAGCGAGTTCAATGGTGAGGTTCAGTTCCTAATCACAGACATGGCTATTTGGTGGACAAGGAAGTACCATGTGGTGTTTGAGAAGCTATCCAAGTACCCCTTGATTGATTTCAACAAGGATGATCAAGTGCATTGCTTCAACCATGCCATTGTTGGCCTTCATGCTTACATGGAGTTTACAATTGACTCGTCAAAGGCTCCCCATAATTATTCTATGGTGGATTTTAACAGATTCATGCGCCAGACCTATTCATTGCCTAGGGATGCAGTCTCAGCACTTGGTGAAATCCCCAAAACCAAACCGAGACTGCTTATTATCTCAAGGCAGAGGACAAGAATGTTCCTTAATCTCCAGGAGGTCGTCGCAATGGCTGAGGAGTTGGGTTTCGAGGTTGTGGTTGAAGAAGCCAATGTGAGCTCTGACCTTTCCCATTTCTCCAAGGCAGTTAACTCCGTCGATGTGATGATGGGTGTCCATGGTGCTGGGCTTACAAACTGTGTGTTCTTGCCACATAATGCCACGTTAATTCAGATCGTGCCATGGGGTGGCCTAGAAGGTGTATGCCGAATTGATTTCGGCGACCCATCGGAGCAAATGGGACTACGGTACAAGCAGTACAGCATCAGCGTGCACGAGAGCAGTCTCACCGACCAATACCCCCTGGATCATGAGATTTTCAAGAACCCGCTCGCATTCCACAAGGGATTTGAATTCATCAGGCAGACCTTCATGGATAAGCAGAATGTCAGGCTTGATTGCAACCGGTTCAGGCCGATACTGTTGGAGACCCTTGATCAACTAAACCAATAA
- the LOC100824509 gene encoding reticulon-like protein B17 isoform X1: MATVPMDYSSPAPALAAKLPTPPYHHSSAAEEVATPPAKPTGQRSPLPSPLQLSGYSLHELLLLSPSPPSRRNLSRQRGAAGTGVDSSLEMVGTPPRRRRRGAAEQRAAPAGASPRNARRARRRLEKEIEPEGDAAARKARRRKSTRVAPKSAATVPAPVAAEENLSLALVPASTDATHVTATDAVEQSRRETLWERIFELVMWKDVAKSALWFGLGSMFFFSCSFSRDITFSPISAFCRLGVMILGLAFFKDSVPQSRQPVERGRNFQLTEEDVLRASRAVLPIANSMISTAQVIFSGDPLITLKVLPVLLFGVKYGSLVTVWRLLATGFFAGFTLPKLYICYLTQIHGGVEILRDRALEAWNSCPRKKLVTATAVTICWNLFSIKTRFMAGFISLVILRCNHQCRKAELNPEVECCQDGQEQEMEIDPSED; the protein is encoded by the exons ATGGCGACCGTGCCCATGGACtactcctcgccggcgccggctctgGCAGCGAAGCTCCCGACGCCTCCGTACCACCACTCTtccgcggcggaggaggtcgcGACGCCGCCAGCCAAGCCGACCGGTCAGAGGTCGCCTCTGCCGTCGCCGTTGCAGCTGTCCGGGTACTCGCTCCACGAACTGCTCCTACTGTCTCCGTCCCCGCCCTCCCGCCGCAATCTGTCCAGGCAGCGGGGcgcggcggggacgggcgTGGATTCGAGCCTGGAGATGGTGGGGACGCCtccgaggcggaggcggcgcggggcggcggagcagcgcgCGGCGCCCGCGGGGGCTTCGCCGAGGAACGCGAGGCgggcgaggcggaggctggAGAAGGAGATCGAGCCGGAGggagacgccgccgccaggaaGGCGCGCAGGAGGAAATCCACTAGGGTGGCGCCGAAGTCGGCAGCCACCGTGCCTGCGCctgtggcggcggaggagaacCTGAGCTTGGCTCTGGTTCCAGCTTCTACCGATGCTACTCATG TCACAGCAACTGACGCCGTGGAGCAGTCTCGGCGGGAAACTCTGTGGGAAAGGATCTTTGAGTTAGTTATGTGGAAAGATGTGGCGAAATCAGCACTCTGGTTCGGGCTGGGATCcatgttcttcttctcttgcTCGTTTTCAAGAGACATCACCTTCAG CCCAATCTCTGCATTTTGTCGCCTCGGTGTTATGATTTTGGGTCTAGCCTTCTTCAAAGATTCCGTGCCACAGAG CAGACAGCCTGTGGAGAGGGGGAGGAACTTCCAGTTGACTGAAGAAGATGTGCTTCGTGCTTCCAGAGCTGTGTTGCCTATTGCCAACTCCATGATATCTACGGCGCAAGTGATCTTCTCTGGAGACCCATTGATAACTCTAAAA GTATTACCTGTTCTTCTGTTCGGTGTTAAATATGGAAGTCTGGTGACAGTATGGAGGCTTCTAGCTACAG GGTTTTTCGCTGGTTTTACACTCCCAAAGCTTTATATCTGCTATTTGACTCAAATTCATGGGGGAG TTGAGATCTTGAGAGATCGGGCTCTAGAAGCATGGAACTCTTGCCCTCGCAAGAAACTCGTTACCGCCACAGCAGTGACAATATGCTGGAATTTGTTTAGTATTAAGACACGCTTCATGGCAG GTTTCATTTCATTAGTAATACTGAGGTGCAATCATCAGTGCCGCAAAGCTGAGTTGAACCCAGAAGTTGAATGTTGTCAAGATGGTCAAGAACAGGAAATGGAGATAGATCCGTCGGAAGACTGA
- the LOC100824509 gene encoding reticulon-like protein B17 isoform X2: protein MATVPMDYSSPAPALAAKLPTPPYHHSSAAEEVATPPAKPTGQRSPLPSPLQLSGYSLHELLLLSPSPPSRRNLSRQRGAAGTGVDSSLEMVGTPPRRRRRGAAEQRAAPAGASPRNARRARRRLEKEIEPEGDAAARKARRRKSTRVAPKSAATVPAPVAAEENLSLALVPASTDATHVTATDAVEQSRRETLWERIFELVMWKDVAKSALWFGLGSMFFFSCSFSRDITFSPISAFCRLGVMILGLAFFKDSVPQRQPVERGRNFQLTEEDVLRASRAVLPIANSMISTAQVIFSGDPLITLKVLPVLLFGVKYGSLVTVWRLLATGFFAGFTLPKLYICYLTQIHGGVEILRDRALEAWNSCPRKKLVTATAVTICWNLFSIKTRFMAGFISLVILRCNHQCRKAELNPEVECCQDGQEQEMEIDPSED, encoded by the exons ATGGCGACCGTGCCCATGGACtactcctcgccggcgccggctctgGCAGCGAAGCTCCCGACGCCTCCGTACCACCACTCTtccgcggcggaggaggtcgcGACGCCGCCAGCCAAGCCGACCGGTCAGAGGTCGCCTCTGCCGTCGCCGTTGCAGCTGTCCGGGTACTCGCTCCACGAACTGCTCCTACTGTCTCCGTCCCCGCCCTCCCGCCGCAATCTGTCCAGGCAGCGGGGcgcggcggggacgggcgTGGATTCGAGCCTGGAGATGGTGGGGACGCCtccgaggcggaggcggcgcggggcggcggagcagcgcgCGGCGCCCGCGGGGGCTTCGCCGAGGAACGCGAGGCgggcgaggcggaggctggAGAAGGAGATCGAGCCGGAGggagacgccgccgccaggaaGGCGCGCAGGAGGAAATCCACTAGGGTGGCGCCGAAGTCGGCAGCCACCGTGCCTGCGCctgtggcggcggaggagaacCTGAGCTTGGCTCTGGTTCCAGCTTCTACCGATGCTACTCATG TCACAGCAACTGACGCCGTGGAGCAGTCTCGGCGGGAAACTCTGTGGGAAAGGATCTTTGAGTTAGTTATGTGGAAAGATGTGGCGAAATCAGCACTCTGGTTCGGGCTGGGATCcatgttcttcttctcttgcTCGTTTTCAAGAGACATCACCTTCAG CCCAATCTCTGCATTTTGTCGCCTCGGTGTTATGATTTTGGGTCTAGCCTTCTTCAAAGATTCCGTGCCACAGAG ACAGCCTGTGGAGAGGGGGAGGAACTTCCAGTTGACTGAAGAAGATGTGCTTCGTGCTTCCAGAGCTGTGTTGCCTATTGCCAACTCCATGATATCTACGGCGCAAGTGATCTTCTCTGGAGACCCATTGATAACTCTAAAA GTATTACCTGTTCTTCTGTTCGGTGTTAAATATGGAAGTCTGGTGACAGTATGGAGGCTTCTAGCTACAG GGTTTTTCGCTGGTTTTACACTCCCAAAGCTTTATATCTGCTATTTGACTCAAATTCATGGGGGAG TTGAGATCTTGAGAGATCGGGCTCTAGAAGCATGGAACTCTTGCCCTCGCAAGAAACTCGTTACCGCCACAGCAGTGACAATATGCTGGAATTTGTTTAGTATTAAGACACGCTTCATGGCAG GTTTCATTTCATTAGTAATACTGAGGTGCAATCATCAGTGCCGCAAAGCTGAGTTGAACCCAGAAGTTGAATGTTGTCAAGATGGTCAAGAACAGGAAATGGAGATAGATCCGTCGGAAGACTGA